In Misgurnus anguillicaudatus unplaced genomic scaffold, ASM2758022v2 HiC_scaffold_31, whole genome shotgun sequence, a single window of DNA contains:
- the LOC129453278 gene encoding BTB/POZ domain-containing protein KCTD20 isoform X1: MSAGAEGGADATKEVRPTQPRPLSHDRVTLVVDGTHFVVDPAVFTAYPDTVLGRMFGRARQHSFTRPNSKGEYEIAEGIGASIFRVILDYYRVGVLQCPEGVSVAELREACDYLCINFDYNTVRCRDLSALLHELSNDGARRQFEAFLEEHLVPAMVSSAQEGERECRIVVLTDEDTVDWDRDNPPPMGEENSQILYSTKLFRFFKFIENRDVAKALLKERGLKNIRIGIEGYPTCKEKVKRRSGGKSEVIYSYVQRPFIQLSWEKEEGKSRHVDFQCVRSRSVPNLITAVGEGPTWPGATPTPQVDELDRLNGPPLDVLQQ, translated from the exons ATGTCAGCAGGAGCGGAGGGCGGGGCTGATGCCACCAAAGAGGTGCGGCCTACACAGCCACGCCCATTATCACATGACCGGGTCACACTAGTGGTTGATGGGACTCATTTTGTGGTAGATCCTGCAGTATTCACCGCTTACCCGGATACAGTTTTGGGGAG AATGTTCGGTCGAGCGCGTCAGCACAGCTTCACACGGCCCAACTCTAAAGGTGAATACGAGATCGCAGAGGGTATCGGTGCCAGCATCTTCAGAGTCATTCTG GATTATTATCGGGTCGGTGTGCTGCAGTGTCCCGAGGGCGTATCTGTAGCCGAACTTCGTGAAGCCTGCGATTATCTGTGTATCAACTTTGATTACAACACCGTCAGATGCCGAGACCTTA GTGCTCTGCTGCACGAGCTGTCCAATGACGGCGCTCGGCGTCAATTCGAGGCGTTCCTGGAGGAGCATCTGGTTCCAGCGATGGTATCGAGCGCTCAGGAGGGCGAGAGAGAGTGTCGTATCGTGGTTCTCACGGATGAAGATACCGTAGACTGGGATCGGGACAATCCTCCACCGATGGGAGAGGAAAACTCCCAGA TCTTGTACAGCACCAAACTCTTCCGTTTCTTCAAGTTCATCGAGAACAGAGATGTAGCAAAAGCCCTGCTGAAGGAGCGAGGCCTTAAAAACATACGGATCGGCATCGAAG GTTACCCCACCTGCAAGGAAAAAGTGAAGCGGCGTTCAGGTGGAAAGTCGGAGGTCATCTACAGCTACGTCCAGCGTCCGTTCATCCAGCTGTCCTGGGAAAAAGAGGAAGGAAAAAGCAGACACGTGGATTTCCAGTGCGTACGCAGCAGGAGCGTTCCAAACCTCATCACTGCTGTGGGGGAGGGGCCTACTTGGCCTGGGGCCACGCCCACTCCACAGGTGGATGAGTTGGATCGTCTGAATGGTCCGCCGCTTGATGTGCTTCAGCAGTGA
- the LOC129453278 gene encoding BTB/POZ domain-containing protein KCTD20 isoform X2, whose translation MSAGAEGGADATKEVRPTQPRPLSHDRVTLVVDGTHFVVDPAVFTAYPDTVLGRMFGRARQHSFTRPNSKGEYEIAEGIGASIFRVILDYYRVGVLQCPEGVSVAELREACDYLCINFDYNTVRCRDLSALLHELSNDGARRQFEAFLEEHLVPAMVSSAQEGERECRIVVLTDEDTVDWDRDNPPPMGEENSQSYPTCKEKVKRRSGGKSEVIYSYVQRPFIQLSWEKEEGKSRHVDFQCVRSRSVPNLITAVGEGPTWPGATPTPQVDELDRLNGPPLDVLQQ comes from the exons ATGTCAGCAGGAGCGGAGGGCGGGGCTGATGCCACCAAAGAGGTGCGGCCTACACAGCCACGCCCATTATCACATGACCGGGTCACACTAGTGGTTGATGGGACTCATTTTGTGGTAGATCCTGCAGTATTCACCGCTTACCCGGATACAGTTTTGGGGAG AATGTTCGGTCGAGCGCGTCAGCACAGCTTCACACGGCCCAACTCTAAAGGTGAATACGAGATCGCAGAGGGTATCGGTGCCAGCATCTTCAGAGTCATTCTG GATTATTATCGGGTCGGTGTGCTGCAGTGTCCCGAGGGCGTATCTGTAGCCGAACTTCGTGAAGCCTGCGATTATCTGTGTATCAACTTTGATTACAACACCGTCAGATGCCGAGACCTTA GTGCTCTGCTGCACGAGCTGTCCAATGACGGCGCTCGGCGTCAATTCGAGGCGTTCCTGGAGGAGCATCTGGTTCCAGCGATGGTATCGAGCGCTCAGGAGGGCGAGAGAGAGTGTCGTATCGTGGTTCTCACGGATGAAGATACCGTAGACTGGGATCGGGACAATCCTCCACCGATGGGAGAGGAAAACTCCCAGA GTTACCCCACCTGCAAGGAAAAAGTGAAGCGGCGTTCAGGTGGAAAGTCGGAGGTCATCTACAGCTACGTCCAGCGTCCGTTCATCCAGCTGTCCTGGGAAAAAGAGGAAGGAAAAAGCAGACACGTGGATTTCCAGTGCGTACGCAGCAGGAGCGTTCCAAACCTCATCACTGCTGTGGGGGAGGGGCCTACTTGGCCTGGGGCCACGCCCACTCCACAGGTGGATGAGTTGGATCGTCTGAATGGTCCGCCGCTTGATGTGCTTCAGCAGTGA
- the LOC141363004 gene encoding serine/threonine-protein kinase 38-like, which yields MATRGHASSSLMSNHTKERVTMAKVTLENFYSNLIAQHEEREMRQQKLEKVMDEEGLPDEEKRMRRSQHARKETEFLRLKRTRLGLDDFESLKVIGRGAFGEVRLVQKKDTGHVYAMKILRKADMLQKEQVGHIRAERDILVQADSLWVVKMFYSFQDKMNLYLLMEFLPGGDMMTLLMKKDTLTEEETQFYVAETVLAIDSIHQMGFIHRDIKPDNVLLDSKGHVKLSDFGLCTGLKKAHRTEFYRNLSHSQSNDLTFQHMNSKRKAETWKRNRRQLAFSTVGTPDYIAPEVFMQTGYNKLCDWWSLGVIMYEMLIGYPPFCSETPQETYKKVMSWKETLVFPPEVPISERAKELILRFCCEADHRIGAAGVEEIKRNAFFEGVDYDHIRERPAAIPIEIKSIDDTSNFDEFPESDILQPTSSPVATNHPESDYKNKDWVFVNYTYKRFEGLTARGAIPSYMKTGKR from the exons ATGGCGACCCGAGGCCACGCCTCCAGCTCATTAATGAGTAATCACACTAAGGAGCGAGTGACCATGGCCAAGGTCACGCTGGAGAACTTCTACAGTAACCTCATAGCCCAGcatgaagagagagagatgag GCAACAAAAGCTGGAGAAGGTTATGGATGAAGAAGGACTGCCTGATGAAGAG AAACGCATGCGACGTTCACAACACGCTCGTAAAGAAACAGAGTTTCTCCGACTGAAGAGAACCAGACTGGGTTTGGATGACTTTGAATCTCTGAAGGTGATTGGACGAGGAGCGTTCGGAGAG GTACGTTTGGTCCAGAAGAAGGACACGGGCCACGTTTACGCCATGAAGATTCTTCGTAAAGCCGACATGCTGCAGAAGGAGCAG GTGGGCCACATCCGTGCAGAGCGAGACATCCTGGTGCAGGCAGACAGCTTGTGGGTGGTGAAAATGTTCTACAGCTTTCAGGATAAAATGAATCTCTATTTACTGATGGAGTTTCTGCCTGGAG GTGACATGATGACTTTACTGATGAAGAAAGACACCCTGACTGAGGAGGAGACACAGTTTTATGTGGCTGAGACCGTTCTGGCTATAGATTCCATCCATCAGATGGGCTTCATACACAGAGACATCAAACCAGACAACGTCCTGTTGGACTCAAAg GGTCATGTCAAGCTGTCTGATTTTGGTTTGTGCACGGGACTCAAAAAAGCTCATCGGACAGAATTCTACCGGAACCTAAGTCACAGCCAATCCAATGACCTGA CGTTCCAACATATGAACTCCAAGAGAAAAGCGGAGACCTGGAAGAGAAACAGGAGACAGCTG GCCTTCTCCACCGTGGGAACGCCAGACTACATTGCACCTGAGGTCTTCATGCAGACTGGCTATAATAAACTCTGTGATTGGTGGAGCCTCGGCGTCATTATGTACGAGATGTTGATCG GTTATCCTCCGTTCTGCTCAGAAACTCCCCAGGAGACTTACAAAAAGGTGATGAGCTGGAAGGAGACGTTGGTGTTTCCTCCCGAGGTGCCAATCTCAGAGCGAGCTAAAGAACTCATCCTCAGGTTCTGCTGCGAAGCCGATCATCGCATCGGAGCCGCCGGCGTGGAGGAGATCAAGAGAAACGCTTTCTTCGAAGGGGTGGACTACGATCacatcag AGAGAGACCTGCTGCCATCCCTATCGAGATCAAAAGCATTGATGACACATCCAACTTTGACGAGTTTCCAGAGTCTGACATCCTACAGCCAACAA GTTCACCGGTGGCCACCAATCATCCTGAGTCTgattataaaaacaaagactGGGTTTTTGTAAACTACACGTATAAACGCTTTGAGGGTTTGACAGCCAGAGGAGCGATTCCATCATACATGAAGACTGGGAAAAGATGA